The following are encoded together in the Luteolibacter rhizosphaerae genome:
- the zwf gene encoding glucose-6-phosphate dehydrogenase, protein MTNPFREDLVSRSRPEPCTVVIFGATGDLTHRKLVPAIYNLAVDGELPPGVKILGFARREKSDEEFRTGLEELNRKVSRSGHDDAIWGKFVESIHYHQSEFTDADGYKRLAERLDEIDRDRGGKGNRLFYVASAPEFFDDILTQLKDAGLNMAKDGCWARVIVEKPFGTDLATAQHLNEVVNRTFQEKDTYRIDHYLGKETAQNIMVLRFANAIFEPLWNSRYISHVQITCAENLGMEGGRGGYYDKSGALRDMVQNHLLQLLSLVTMEPPTDLSADGVRDEKVKVIRSLRQWDTPEKVAENVIRAQYTTGHVDGKPVPGYREEDRVDPESMTEAYVAVRLMIDTWRWSGVPFYIRMGKQLPKKATEISVHFKAPPCVLFNALPGGVPGANVLVIRIQPDEGISLRMVSKIPGTSLRLEPVKMDFHYATSFGKGSPEAYERLLLDAMAGDATLFARRDEVEEAWRFIDNIENAWHKSDNPPPMAEYVAGTWGPKEADELLQQDGNSWRRL, encoded by the coding sequence ATGACGAACCCTTTTCGCGAAGACCTCGTCTCCCGTTCCCGCCCGGAGCCCTGCACCGTGGTGATCTTCGGCGCGACCGGTGACCTGACCCACCGCAAGCTGGTGCCGGCGATCTACAATTTGGCCGTGGACGGCGAGCTTCCTCCCGGAGTCAAGATCCTCGGCTTCGCCCGCCGGGAAAAGTCCGACGAGGAGTTCCGCACCGGCTTGGAAGAGCTGAACCGCAAGGTCTCCCGCTCCGGCCATGACGACGCAATCTGGGGCAAGTTCGTCGAGAGCATCCACTACCACCAGAGCGAGTTTACCGACGCCGACGGCTACAAGCGCCTCGCGGAGCGTCTGGATGAGATCGACCGCGACCGCGGCGGGAAGGGGAACCGCCTCTTTTACGTCGCCAGCGCCCCCGAGTTCTTCGACGACATCCTCACCCAGCTCAAGGACGCCGGGCTGAACATGGCCAAAGACGGCTGCTGGGCCCGCGTCATTGTCGAGAAGCCTTTCGGCACCGACCTTGCCACCGCCCAGCACCTCAACGAGGTGGTGAACCGGACCTTCCAGGAAAAGGACACCTACCGGATCGACCACTACCTCGGGAAGGAAACCGCGCAGAACATCATGGTGCTGCGCTTTGCGAACGCCATTTTCGAACCGCTCTGGAATAGCCGCTACATCTCGCACGTGCAGATCACCTGCGCGGAGAATCTCGGCATGGAAGGCGGACGCGGCGGCTACTATGACAAGTCCGGTGCCCTGCGGGACATGGTGCAGAATCACCTCCTGCAGCTCCTCAGCCTCGTGACCATGGAGCCGCCCACCGATCTCAGCGCCGATGGCGTGCGCGACGAGAAGGTGAAAGTGATCCGCTCGCTGCGCCAGTGGGACACTCCCGAGAAGGTCGCCGAGAACGTGATCCGCGCACAATACACCACCGGTCATGTCGATGGCAAACCGGTCCCGGGTTATCGCGAGGAAGACCGCGTCGATCCCGAAAGCATGACCGAAGCTTACGTGGCGGTCCGCCTCATGATCGATACTTGGCGCTGGAGCGGCGTGCCCTTCTACATCCGCATGGGCAAGCAACTGCCGAAGAAGGCCACCGAGATCTCGGTTCACTTCAAGGCTCCGCCCTGCGTGCTTTTCAATGCCCTGCCCGGCGGCGTGCCCGGCGCGAATGTGCTGGTCATCCGCATCCAGCCGGATGAAGGCATCTCGCTGCGCATGGTCTCCAAGATCCCCGGCACCAGCCTGCGACTGGAACCCGTGAAGATGGACTTCCACTACGCCACCAGCTTCGGCAAAGGGAGCCCGGAGGCCTACGAGCGCCTGCTGCTCGATGCCATGGCCGGAGATGCCACACTCTTCGCCCGCCGCGACGAGGTCGAGGAAGCATGGCGCTTTATCGACAACATCGAGAACGCTTGGCACAAGAGCGACAATCCGCCGCCGATGGCCGAATACGTCGCCGGCACCTGGGGCCCGAAGGAAGCGGACGAACTTCTCCAGCAGGACGGGAACTCGTGGCGCAGGCTGTGA
- a CDS encoding glucose-6-phosphate dehydrogenase assembly protein OpcA produces the protein MATLEMHPELGREVPVGSIDKELRKLWEEDEARTNASLMNLAVYSEAPGSLEKNSAAVRELTAEHACRALLIGIDRNAADASIRAWITAHCHLSSGRKSVCCEQIAFALTGKATGRLRNTVFAHLASDLPLIFWWQGELTPIFEDRLYSLVDRFVFDSSEWSDPIASFGTISDAVGSATRELVVQDLAWTRSFQFRVSIAALYDDPLVLAGLPKVDTVEIIHHPDNRGTALQMLAWLAVQAGWRDGMELDLAVARRSGNKEGFSFEGPGGVTISATLTADESSAPLGLVSLKGGDTEVSVSREAGAAFLIRRIKCASHVVELPGPVDPDSSAGLIGEQLARGGKNSLFQKILPRFRQLLER, from the coding sequence ATGGCAACTCTGGAGATGCATCCCGAACTCGGACGCGAAGTGCCTGTCGGCTCGATCGACAAGGAACTGCGCAAGCTCTGGGAGGAAGACGAGGCCCGCACGAATGCCTCGCTGATGAATCTGGCCGTGTATTCGGAAGCTCCGGGTTCACTCGAGAAGAACTCCGCGGCTGTCCGCGAACTCACCGCCGAGCATGCCTGCCGGGCACTGCTCATCGGGATCGACCGGAATGCGGCGGACGCCTCGATCCGTGCTTGGATCACCGCTCACTGTCATCTCTCCAGCGGCCGGAAGTCGGTATGCTGCGAACAGATCGCTTTCGCCCTCACCGGCAAGGCTACCGGGCGTCTCAGGAACACGGTCTTCGCTCACCTCGCCTCCGATCTGCCGTTGATCTTCTGGTGGCAAGGAGAGCTCACGCCGATCTTCGAGGATCGCCTCTACAGTCTCGTGGATCGCTTCGTTTTCGATAGCTCGGAATGGTCCGATCCCATTGCCTCCTTCGGGACGATCTCCGATGCGGTAGGAAGCGCGACCCGGGAGCTCGTCGTACAGGATCTCGCATGGACCCGCAGCTTCCAGTTCCGCGTCTCCATCGCCGCGCTCTACGATGACCCCTTGGTCCTCGCAGGACTTCCGAAGGTGGATACGGTGGAGATTATCCATCATCCCGATAACCGCGGCACCGCCCTGCAGATGCTCGCATGGCTCGCCGTGCAGGCGGGTTGGCGCGATGGCATGGAGCTGGATCTCGCGGTCGCCCGCCGCAGCGGGAACAAGGAAGGTTTCTCTTTTGAAGGTCCCGGCGGTGTGACCATCTCGGCCACATTGACCGCGGATGAGTCGTCGGCACCGCTCGGCTTGGTCTCGCTGAAGGGTGGGGATACGGAGGTGTCCGTTTCCCGTGAGGCGGGGGCCGCATTCCTGATTCGCCGGATCAAGTGCGCCAGCCATGTGGTCGAGCTGCCGGGGCCTGTGGACCCCGATAGTTCCGCCGGTCTCATCGGCGAGCAGCTCGCTCGCGGCGGGAAGAACTCGCTGTTCCAGAAGATCCTCCCGCGCTTCCGCCAGTTGCTGGAGCGCTGA
- a CDS encoding pre-peptidase C-terminal domain-containing protein — protein sequence MTTQPESINPIPTSQPGLVLTAARKPAAVLGALLGLSTSAFSQVITQTEQDDTFATANATGLTPTATGIKVAYGHSADGDYGVTGDLSGDFDFFRLEANAGQVISVDLKNFSTNDDFDSFIGLYGPAGTVLATNDDAIGRASKLTFTAAVSGTYYVCVSNWVNVADPPGGYAALPANPNVAGTGYGPPGGTGGPYQVFIGLNANVPIPQFNSLTSGNPVPTPYWSRIIGQVGFTQTSRVGLENTGNTPWTITGYTITGPDAAKFSVQGLTTPLTINPNGISNITLVYQGDGIQSTASATLDLTSNDPLDIKLALDTRNPLVSGGGSFTVRQVHATPGTEVNSFEVADALLAGTNAATSATQTNPVINYANDGVAQGYFGADRAFPDTAGSGSQFVTQATGTIFIRQTGYYTFRGLADDGQRLRVDGQDVLQNFQANTPILGFLELTAGEHTIEYTQFEMGGGDQMELSIAQTQGEYFLVSETTWELLEAYSGDSDGDGMPNQWETDNGLNPNSSVGAEGAAGDPDNDGLTNVQEYARGTKPKDDDTDDDLLKDGVETDTGIWVSATNTGTDPLTGDSDKDGFPDSDEDPNEAWTGLSQPGTDPNKLDTDGDGYPDRVEVAFASNPKLAGSIPALAYQPLLTDNFDGVNLNSTYGFTTNGGTFTPAVTATGVPANGMAAQITDATGSNNNSIAWNRVPASGTQALRLSFDFRMGSVNPADGIGIGFFRTGQYGETGAINPAESGKNWENPAANGGFPQALAFGLANYGTDYVRMIGPVTPGVALVDQVAPFVLTNDVFNRAVITVLTNGPGSGMVSMDLIENVNGTPITHSIFKNVLVPGFDLPNEAFRLIAGGRTGGLYVRQDIDNINLSVVGSGATTPTIAISKVGSSYVITYTGVLQSSATLGDFTDVPGASSPYTVPAASPAKLFYRAR from the coding sequence ATGACGACCCAACCCGAATCGATAAACCCGATCCCCACGAGCCAACCCGGGCTCGTTCTCACCGCTGCTCGAAAACCCGCCGCGGTGCTTGGCGCACTACTTGGTCTGAGCACGTCCGCCTTCAGCCAAGTAATCACCCAGACTGAGCAGGACGACACCTTCGCCACGGCGAACGCCACCGGTCTGACACCCACTGCGACCGGAATCAAGGTGGCCTATGGTCACTCTGCCGATGGCGACTATGGCGTGACAGGCGACTTGAGCGGGGACTTTGACTTCTTCCGGCTTGAAGCGAATGCGGGTCAAGTGATCTCAGTCGATCTGAAGAACTTCTCCACAAACGACGACTTCGACTCTTTCATCGGCCTTTATGGTCCTGCGGGAACCGTGCTGGCGACAAACGACGATGCGATCGGCCGCGCCAGCAAACTTACTTTCACGGCGGCAGTTTCCGGAACTTACTATGTTTGTGTTAGTAATTGGGTGAATGTGGCAGATCCTCCGGGAGGCTACGCAGCCTTGCCAGCGAATCCCAATGTGGCGGGCACCGGCTACGGCCCCCCGGGAGGCACGGGCGGGCCTTATCAGGTCTTCATCGGCTTGAACGCGAATGTCCCGATCCCTCAATTCAACAGCCTCACTTCGGGCAATCCGGTGCCTACTCCATATTGGTCGCGGATCATTGGACAGGTTGGGTTCACCCAGACCTCCCGGGTGGGCCTGGAGAACACGGGCAACACCCCGTGGACCATCACCGGTTACACCATCACCGGGCCCGATGCCGCGAAGTTCTCCGTCCAAGGTTTGACGACCCCTTTGACGATCAACCCGAACGGAATCTCTAACATCACCCTGGTCTATCAAGGCGATGGAATCCAATCCACTGCCTCAGCAACGCTCGATCTCACCAGCAATGACCCGCTGGACATCAAGTTGGCTCTCGATACCCGGAACCCTCTGGTTTCAGGCGGCGGCAGCTTCACGGTCCGGCAGGTTCACGCGACTCCGGGAACGGAGGTGAATAGCTTTGAAGTGGCTGATGCACTTCTGGCAGGAACGAATGCAGCCACCTCCGCGACCCAGACCAACCCGGTGATCAACTACGCCAACGACGGCGTGGCCCAAGGTTACTTCGGCGCGGACCGTGCCTTCCCCGACACGGCAGGGAGTGGTTCGCAGTTCGTCACGCAAGCCACCGGCACCATCTTTATCCGGCAGACGGGATACTACACCTTCCGTGGTTTGGCGGACGATGGCCAGCGCTTGCGGGTGGATGGTCAGGACGTCCTTCAGAACTTCCAAGCGAACACCCCGATCCTCGGGTTCCTTGAGCTCACGGCAGGCGAGCACACCATCGAATACACCCAGTTCGAGATGGGCGGTGGAGACCAGATGGAGCTCAGTATCGCGCAGACCCAAGGCGAGTACTTCCTCGTATCGGAAACCACATGGGAACTGCTCGAAGCCTACAGCGGCGACTCCGATGGTGATGGCATGCCGAACCAGTGGGAGACTGACAACGGCTTGAACCCGAACTCATCGGTCGGTGCCGAGGGCGCAGCAGGTGATCCCGATAACGACGGTCTGACCAACGTCCAGGAATACGCCCGCGGCACCAAGCCGAAGGATGACGATACGGACGACGACCTCCTGAAGGACGGCGTGGAGACTGATACCGGCATCTGGGTGAGCGCCACCAACACCGGCACCGATCCTTTGACCGGCGACTCGGATAAGGACGGTTTCCCGGATAGCGACGAAGATCCAAACGAAGCGTGGACAGGGCTCTCGCAGCCCGGCACCGATCCTAACAAATTGGATACGGATGGGGACGGCTATCCGGACCGGGTGGAAGTCGCCTTCGCCAGCAATCCGAAGCTGGCCGGCAGCATTCCGGCTCTGGCCTATCAGCCTCTCCTTACCGACAACTTCGACGGGGTGAACCTGAACTCCACCTACGGTTTCACGACCAACGGCGGCACCTTCACTCCAGCGGTGACGGCGACCGGCGTGCCGGCAAACGGAATGGCCGCGCAGATCACCGATGCCACGGGAAGCAACAACAACTCGATCGCTTGGAATCGTGTCCCCGCGAGTGGCACACAGGCACTTCGTCTCAGCTTCGACTTCCGGATGGGTTCGGTAAACCCGGCGGACGGCATCGGAATCGGCTTCTTCCGCACCGGCCAGTATGGTGAGACCGGAGCAATCAACCCGGCCGAGAGCGGCAAGAACTGGGAGAATCCCGCTGCCAACGGCGGCTTCCCGCAGGCGCTTGCATTCGGCCTCGCCAACTATGGCACGGATTACGTCCGGATGATCGGTCCGGTCACTCCGGGCGTCGCTTTGGTCGATCAAGTGGCGCCCTTCGTCCTGACAAATGATGTGTTCAACCGCGCCGTCATCACCGTCCTGACCAATGGTCCCGGCAGCGGCATGGTCAGCATGGATCTGATCGAGAATGTGAATGGAACGCCCATCACGCATTCGATCTTCAAGAACGTGCTCGTGCCCGGCTTCGATCTGCCGAATGAAGCGTTCCGCCTCATCGCCGGCGGACGCACCGGAGGACTCTACGTCAGACAGGATATCGACAACATCAACCTGTCCGTCGTAGGCTCAGGAGCGACCACCCCGACGATTGCCATCTCGAAGGTCGGTAGTTCCTACGTGATCACCTACACCGGGGTGCTTCAGTCCTCGGCCACCCTCGGAGACTTCACCGATGTCCCGGGAGCCAGTTCTCCTTACACGGTGCCCGCAGCTTCGCCAGCGAAGCTGTTCTATCGCGCACGCTGA
- a CDS encoding metal ABC transporter ATP-binding protein produces the protein MSEEHHDCCAHHSHHHELVIDSLQVRYRNTLALDGVSFATSCGNRVALVGPNGAGKSTLLKAIAGLVPRSGGTISWRRTAVKRWSREFAYLPQREEVDWSFPITVRGLVEMGRYPQTGIFGRFGDADHAAVENALQSLDLLDLQKRQIRELSGGQQQRAFLARAIAQEAHVLLLDEPFTGLDRNASRQLGDLLERLAHEGRLVVASHHDLATVPKLFDEALLLKTRPIAFGTAEEALSAKNLDRAFGHITDAEDRAAPQLVTSDL, from the coding sequence ATGAGCGAGGAACATCACGATTGCTGCGCGCATCACTCGCATCACCACGAACTGGTGATCGATTCGCTGCAGGTGAGGTACCGGAACACGCTGGCGCTGGATGGGGTTTCCTTTGCGACCTCCTGCGGGAACCGGGTCGCTCTGGTGGGCCCGAATGGTGCTGGCAAAAGTACTTTGCTAAAGGCGATCGCGGGATTGGTACCGCGGAGCGGCGGAACGATCTCGTGGCGGCGGACCGCGGTGAAGCGCTGGTCGAGGGAGTTTGCTTACCTACCCCAGCGCGAGGAAGTGGATTGGTCCTTCCCGATCACCGTGCGCGGCTTGGTGGAGATGGGGCGCTATCCGCAGACGGGAATCTTCGGGCGCTTCGGCGATGCGGATCACGCGGCCGTGGAAAACGCGTTGCAATCACTGGACCTGCTGGACCTGCAGAAGCGGCAGATCCGGGAACTTTCCGGCGGGCAGCAGCAGCGGGCCTTCCTAGCGAGAGCGATCGCACAGGAGGCGCATGTGCTTCTGCTGGATGAGCCGTTCACGGGCTTGGATCGGAATGCGTCGCGGCAGTTGGGCGACTTGCTCGAGCGACTGGCTCATGAGGGCCGCTTGGTAGTGGCATCGCACCATGACCTGGCGACCGTGCCGAAGCTTTTCGATGAAGCCCTGCTACTGAAGACACGACCGATTGCTTTCGGCACCGCGGAGGAGGCGCTGAGCGCGAAGAATCTCGACCGGGCCTTCGGGCACATTACCGATGCGGAGGATCGTGCCGCTCCTCAACTCGTCACTTCCGATCTCTGA
- a CDS encoding metal ABC transporter permease codes for MDLLANPFYQRALAAALLIGFANGFFSGFVVLRRNALSVSALSHTMLPGIAFGILVTGALTQASAFVGALFAALMVGLGSVAVARGNRVAQGTALAVIYTTAFAAGVAILPRLDTRQELEHWLFGDIMAVGNADLWIAFATGSFTLIVANLLMRPMLLTLFEPNVAAAQGVPVRVMHYLQFTLLVLALVSSLQAVGCVLSVGMLIAPAATVSLLTDKTSALFWGGGAIGGGGAVAGVLLAAYLGLAPGPVIVMLLGVFFLAAWLFSPKYGALSLRRS; via the coding sequence TTGGACCTGCTCGCCAATCCCTTCTATCAGCGTGCTCTTGCCGCGGCGCTGCTCATTGGTTTTGCCAATGGCTTCTTCAGCGGGTTCGTGGTCCTGCGCCGGAACGCGCTTTCGGTGAGTGCGCTGTCACACACCATGCTGCCCGGGATCGCCTTCGGGATTTTGGTGACAGGAGCGCTGACGCAGGCAAGTGCGTTTGTGGGGGCGCTGTTCGCGGCGCTGATGGTTGGCCTGGGATCGGTGGCGGTGGCGCGGGGGAACCGGGTGGCACAGGGCACGGCGCTGGCCGTGATCTACACGACGGCATTCGCGGCGGGGGTGGCGATCTTGCCGCGGCTCGACACGCGTCAAGAGCTCGAGCACTGGCTATTCGGCGACATCATGGCGGTGGGGAATGCGGATCTCTGGATCGCGTTCGCGACGGGGTCGTTTACGCTGATCGTGGCGAACCTGTTAATGCGTCCGATGCTGCTGACGCTTTTCGAGCCGAACGTGGCGGCGGCCCAGGGCGTGCCGGTCCGAGTGATGCACTACCTGCAGTTCACGCTGCTGGTGCTGGCTTTGGTTAGTTCATTGCAAGCGGTGGGCTGTGTGCTGTCGGTCGGGATGTTGATCGCGCCGGCGGCGACCGTTTCACTACTTACCGACAAGACCTCCGCGCTGTTCTGGGGCGGTGGCGCGATCGGGGGGGGCGGAGCAGTTGCCGGGGTTTTGCTTGCGGCCTATCTCGGATTGGCGCCGGGTCCGGTGATCGTGATGCTGCTGGGAGTTTTCTTCCTCGCTGCTTGGCTTTTTAGCCCGAAGTACGGAGCTCTTTCTCTGCGCCGGAGCTAA